One genomic segment of Paenibacillus sp. FSL H8-0332 includes these proteins:
- a CDS encoding amidohydrolase family protein, whose amino-acid sequence MGNERILLTNGTVIDGTGQPPLHHVSIEIVNGRFGTIAQHNDINGRTGYDSATTVIDLEGMVILPGFIHTHAHTSFKYIQNEPLHGYHTEYLAACLAEGITTIRDEGMTTAASIEEVVTHTQQLEGGAFPRILTSGKVFTAPGGYGGQEPIGVGSAEEARLKVREVLGQGIHFIKTALEDGYDPATAGLPQLNQEILEAICQEARSMGAYVSAHVTSARNLQMLVNAGISDAAHMVYDRLDDQLIRQMVSASIHIVPTLTVLQMFQDKFGAPLLEQGLDNVRRFIQAGGEVGLGDDFIEEAPPWYRAGMPWKEIQLLGQAGLSPMQIIVAATSTGAKICQLAHELGTIETGKRADLFVVGVDPLADINNLRQVRWVMKDGKIVSKSH is encoded by the coding sequence ATGGGAAATGAGCGCATCTTGCTGACGAACGGAACTGTAATCGATGGAACCGGACAGCCGCCGCTGCATCATGTAAGCATTGAGATTGTTAATGGCCGCTTCGGCACCATAGCACAGCATAATGACATTAACGGGAGAACCGGGTATGACTCCGCCACAACAGTGATCGACCTTGAGGGTATGGTCATTTTGCCGGGGTTTATTCACACCCATGCCCATACCAGCTTCAAGTACATACAGAATGAGCCGCTGCACGGATATCATACGGAATATTTGGCCGCGTGCCTTGCAGAAGGAATTACTACGATCCGCGATGAGGGGATGACTACGGCAGCATCGATTGAAGAGGTGGTCACTCACACGCAGCAGCTGGAGGGCGGTGCTTTTCCCAGAATTCTTACGTCCGGCAAAGTATTCACGGCTCCAGGCGGGTACGGTGGTCAGGAGCCTATCGGGGTAGGGAGTGCGGAGGAGGCGCGGCTTAAGGTCCGTGAAGTCCTGGGACAAGGAATACATTTCATCAAAACAGCGCTGGAAGACGGCTACGATCCCGCCACTGCCGGACTGCCCCAGCTGAATCAGGAGATTCTCGAAGCGATCTGCCAGGAGGCCCGAAGCATGGGTGCTTACGTGTCTGCTCATGTTACAAGTGCACGCAATCTTCAGATGCTGGTGAATGCAGGGATCAGCGATGCTGCCCATATGGTCTACGATCGGCTGGACGATCAACTGATCCGGCAAATGGTGAGCGCGAGCATCCATATCGTCCCCACACTCACCGTACTCCAGATGTTCCAGGACAAATTCGGAGCGCCGCTGCTGGAGCAAGGCCTGGATAATGTCCGGAGATTTATTCAGGCAGGCGGAGAGGTTGGACTGGGGGATGATTTTATCGAAGAAGCTCCTCCGTGGTACAGAGCCGGGATGCCGTGGAAGGAGATCCAGTTGTTAGGTCAGGCTGGCCTCTCCCCGATGCAGATTATTGTGGCTGCCACTTCAACCGGTGCTAAGATCTGTCAGCTTGCTCATGAGCTGGGTACTATTGAAACAGGCAAGAGAGCCGACCTGTTTGTCGTCGGGGTAGATCCGCTGGCGGATATTAACAACTTGCGTCAGGTCAGATGGGTAATGAAAGACGGCAAGATCGTATCGAAATCACACTAG